The following coding sequences are from one Paenibacillus sp. JDR-2 window:
- a CDS encoding ABC transporter substrate-binding protein, translating into MKNRVWIVWGVTLLLTACSNNEGTKGRVDAHESPSSAQQPAGSKTDTDSVKLTFSTYFLSDQMKTAVKKYESLHPNVEVELQTTLPYGKDLDEVMALQEKYITTMNTEILAGKGPDLMELDILPQESYTDKKLLLDLDELIESTPSFKKENYFMNILDNAKLDGGLYGIPLYFSLDALQGDAAAIGKTGVAIDDSSWSWEDFIATAKQLKQKGNADAVFYSSQSYMLSELTTENFAQMVKRQKGKKSFDGTLFASYMNQIKQMNEEGILFDIIKDGGGRESFSKGDLHTYFYDARIDSFENYVYNASIEGVPTLYTKPHPHENGQGGYFTTLGTVGINANSAHQQAAWDLLRFLMDDEAASASSSTVIRGFPINQKAYDLQAQQLANAGKLTTEGQDEISVSKAALEPLKSALSSAVHWSYAPLNLDLEQMIYKESEFFFSGQKSAEAVAKLVQNKVNLMLNE; encoded by the coding sequence GTGAAGAACCGGGTTTGGATTGTTTGGGGCGTTACGCTACTGCTTACCGCATGCAGTAACAATGAAGGTACGAAAGGCAGGGTGGATGCACATGAAAGTCCATCATCCGCGCAGCAGCCGGCTGGCAGCAAGACGGACACGGACTCCGTCAAGCTAACGTTCTCGACCTATTTCCTTAGCGATCAGATGAAGACCGCCGTCAAGAAATACGAATCGCTTCATCCGAACGTCGAGGTTGAACTGCAAACGACGCTCCCCTACGGCAAGGATTTAGACGAGGTAATGGCCCTGCAGGAGAAATACATCACCACGATGAACACGGAAATTCTGGCCGGCAAGGGTCCGGATCTCATGGAGCTCGATATCTTGCCGCAGGAGTCGTATACCGATAAGAAGCTGCTTCTCGATCTGGACGAGCTCATCGAATCGACGCCCTCGTTCAAGAAGGAGAACTACTTCATGAATATATTGGACAATGCCAAGCTTGATGGAGGGTTATACGGCATACCGCTATACTTCTCGCTTGACGCCCTGCAGGGGGATGCGGCTGCTATTGGCAAGACAGGCGTGGCAATCGACGATAGCAGCTGGTCCTGGGAGGACTTTATCGCAACGGCTAAGCAATTGAAGCAAAAGGGGAACGCGGATGCCGTATTTTACAGCTCGCAATCCTACATGTTAAGCGAGCTTACAACCGAGAATTTCGCGCAAATGGTCAAGCGGCAGAAGGGGAAGAAAAGCTTCGACGGAACTTTATTCGCCAGCTACATGAACCAGATCAAACAGATGAATGAAGAAGGCATCCTCTTTGACATCATCAAGGATGGGGGAGGGAGAGAATCCTTTTCAAAAGGCGATCTGCATACTTACTTCTACGATGCCCGCATTGATTCATTCGAGAATTATGTATATAACGCGTCGATAGAGGGGGTGCCAACCCTCTACACGAAGCCCCATCCGCACGAAAATGGCCAGGGAGGCTATTTCACGACTCTTGGGACGGTAGGCATTAACGCGAATTCCGCGCATCAGCAAGCAGCTTGGGATTTGCTTCGATTCCTGATGGACGACGAAGCCGCGTCAGCCTCCTCTTCGACGGTTATTCGAGGCTTTCCGATTAATCAAAAGGCCTATGATTTGCAGGCGCAGCAGCTGGCAAACGCCGGAAAACTAACAACGGAAGGACAAGATGAGATCAGCGTGAGCAAGGCTGCGCTGGAACCGCTGAAGAGCGCGCTTTCCAGCGCCGTTCATTGGAGCTACGCCCCATTAAACCTGGACTTGGAGCAGATGATCTACAAAGAATCGGAATTTTTCTTCAGCGGACAGAAATCGGCAGAGGCAGTCGCCAAGCTCGTGCAGAATAAGGTGAATTTAATGCTTAACGAGTAG
- a CDS encoding VOC family protein, producing MNFASVRIITDDVDRLVEFYEKVMGVSAERPAPVFAEFVVPPFTLAIGHSQTVQLFGAGSAVAADNHSVIIELRVDDVDAEYERLKPFVDKWVKEPTTMPWGNRAALFRDPDDNLINLFTPVTEEAIKRFNGRR from the coding sequence ATGAATTTTGCCTCCGTACGCATCATTACCGACGACGTGGATCGTCTAGTCGAGTTTTATGAGAAAGTCATGGGCGTTTCGGCTGAACGTCCCGCGCCAGTCTTTGCCGAATTCGTTGTGCCGCCTTTTACCCTGGCGATCGGACACTCCCAGACGGTGCAGCTGTTCGGCGCCGGTTCCGCAGTAGCCGCGGATAATCACTCTGTCATTATCGAGCTGCGCGTCGACGACGTTGATGCCGAATACGAGCGCCTGAAGCCTTTTGTCGACAAATGGGTAAAGGAACCAACCACTATGCCTTGGGGCAACCGTGCCGCGCTGTTCCGCGACCCCGACGACAACCTCATTAACCTCTTCACGCCGGTAACCGAGGAAGCGATCAAACGGTTCAACGGCAGACGCTGA
- a CDS encoding discoidin domain-containing protein has translation MYTMYRERATRKLLVLTLCAVMLVSLVSSLFIREVHAAGSYLLSQNKTAYASSVEGGNAANLAVDGSTGTRWGSQWGVDPQWLYVDLGANATIDRVKIQWEGAYAKAYKIQVSSDESTWNDVYSTTTGDGGTDDLTLAGTGRYVRVLGTQRALAAYGYSILEFEVYGTGGSTAPPVDYGPNVALNKPVTVSSTENSAYLPPGSTAASNAVDGNAATRWSSNPTDSEWIYVDLGSAHQIGRVVLNWEAAAGRAYDVQVSNNGTQWTTVYRELHFAGGKQEIPLYTNGRYVRMNGIGRATSFGYSLLEFEVYDYIAGQPQPTYSIPALPTPTAVQSGSGSYLTGDIHMPQPKYPANKTSNISTPIPSNDWWQSILIKPYGDYLVTLPLKSKYFQQGLGILNPGAGWLSSDGRAVNADGNPDLYVMSNSINTSKLQTRVTGYGDWSVDAVVSDDATDKMKSTFVKGSPYVYNTFADPSSVEIYSSLITQLFDDNGNSVLTTEGATLTTDHIGVKLVNTDGSGASYTRYYGIFAPAGTVFKKVGAKVKIQLGSGGNYLSVAALPAASNLNYYYQHAYAFVTDTKVNYSYNESTSQVTTDYTLTTALKRTGFSNQALTTLLPHQWKVSSTPLAALTYPSVRGTLKVREGNTFTTVDRFYGIVPQFTEPTDSAYDKSLMVSYLKALDEETTSNLMAADAYWQGKKLHPLAMGVLAANELGETAYRDKFLSRIKTILTDWYTYTNGEPDYFLYYNSDWGTTYYKSSEFGANNGITDHHFTYGYYVFASAVLATFDNDFKTQYGPMIDHLVRDYANPSRTDSMFPFFRSFDPYEGHSWAGGYADNDNGNNQEAAGESLFGWVGQYMWALTNGDTAFRNAAIYGFTTELNAVMQYWFNYDGDNWIPQYTHKTVGQVYGASNFFGTFFNGDPVYVYGIHWLPTAEYLTSYSLVPGKAAGLYSGFVADNGGPETDWYHIVWPIQALSDPQAVINKWSATSMQKNEIFNTYWFVHNMQTLGTRTKDVWATGWTSATVYKKGNTYTAQIWNPTASPVTVTFKNAAGTTGTAVVAAKSLVSVNPMESTNSGDNWPPVGSGGDNGGGDNGNGGNNGTDTNVALNKTVTASSTEAPFSGSNAVDGNAQTRWASIAGADPQTLTIDLGSSQQLSRVKLNWETAYGKSYKVQVSADGNSWSDIYATTTGDGGIDDFNVTGTGRYVRINMTERGTIYGYSLYEVEVYGHAAASSNATLLSVGKTATASSYQDPFVPASAVDNDPGTRWGSVTAADPQWITVDLGASRTVTNIKLKWETAYAKSFKLQISADGNSWTDLYGTTTGTGADLDQNVNGNGRYVRMLGTERGTQWGYSLWSFDVYGY, from the coding sequence ATGTATACGATGTATCGGGAAAGGGCGACGAGAAAGCTGCTTGTCTTGACGCTATGCGCGGTCATGCTTGTCTCGCTTGTATCGTCCTTATTTATCCGTGAGGTACATGCGGCAGGCTCTTATTTATTATCCCAAAATAAAACGGCTTACGCCTCTTCCGTAGAAGGAGGCAACGCGGCGAATCTTGCGGTGGACGGTTCCACCGGCACGCGTTGGGGAAGTCAATGGGGGGTGGACCCGCAATGGCTTTATGTCGATCTTGGCGCAAACGCTACGATTGACCGCGTGAAAATCCAATGGGAAGGCGCTTATGCAAAAGCCTACAAAATCCAGGTATCCAGCGATGAATCCACTTGGAACGACGTTTATTCGACAACAACGGGAGACGGGGGCACCGATGACCTTACGTTAGCGGGAACCGGCCGCTATGTACGGGTATTAGGCACGCAGCGTGCCCTTGCAGCTTATGGCTACTCCATTCTGGAATTTGAAGTATACGGGACTGGCGGCTCTACGGCTCCACCGGTTGATTACGGTCCAAACGTAGCGCTGAACAAACCGGTGACGGTATCATCGACTGAAAATTCCGCCTATTTGCCTCCGGGCTCAACCGCTGCCTCCAATGCGGTTGACGGCAACGCGGCTACGCGCTGGTCGTCCAACCCAACCGACAGTGAATGGATCTATGTCGATCTGGGCTCCGCCCATCAGATCGGGCGGGTGGTCCTGAACTGGGAAGCGGCAGCCGGACGGGCGTACGACGTTCAAGTATCGAATAACGGCACGCAATGGACAACCGTCTATCGCGAGCTTCACTTTGCGGGAGGCAAACAGGAAATCCCGCTATATACGAACGGGCGTTACGTTCGGATGAACGGGATCGGCCGCGCGACAAGCTTCGGCTATTCGCTTCTCGAATTCGAGGTTTACGATTATATCGCCGGCCAGCCGCAGCCGACTTATTCGATTCCGGCGCTGCCAACGCCAACAGCCGTGCAATCGGGCTCCGGCAGTTATCTGACGGGCGATATTCATATGCCGCAGCCGAAATATCCGGCTAACAAGACTTCAAACATATCGACTCCGATTCCGTCGAATGACTGGTGGCAGTCGATTCTAATCAAGCCATACGGCGATTATCTAGTCACGCTGCCGCTGAAGTCGAAGTACTTCCAGCAAGGGCTTGGCATCCTGAATCCGGGAGCGGGCTGGCTGTCTTCGGACGGCAGAGCGGTAAATGCCGACGGCAATCCCGATCTGTACGTCATGTCAAACAGCATTAACACGTCCAAGCTGCAAACGCGCGTGACGGGTTACGGCGACTGGTCCGTAGACGCGGTAGTAAGCGACGATGCCACGGACAAAATGAAATCGACCTTCGTCAAAGGCTCGCCTTACGTATACAATACCTTTGCCGATCCAAGCTCGGTTGAGATTTATTCTTCGCTGATTACGCAGCTCTTTGACGACAACGGAAATTCCGTCCTGACGACCGAAGGCGCTACGCTGACAACCGACCATATCGGCGTGAAGCTGGTGAATACGGACGGCAGCGGCGCATCGTATACGCGTTACTATGGTATTTTTGCTCCTGCGGGAACGGTATTCAAGAAGGTTGGGGCTAAGGTCAAAATCCAGCTCGGCAGCGGAGGCAATTATCTGTCGGTTGCTGCTTTGCCGGCTGCTTCAAACTTGAACTACTACTACCAGCATGCTTATGCCTTCGTAACGGATACGAAAGTGAATTACAGCTATAACGAATCGACTTCGCAAGTGACAACGGACTATACTCTGACAACGGCTCTGAAGCGCACCGGGTTCTCGAATCAGGCGCTGACAACGCTTCTGCCGCATCAATGGAAGGTGTCTTCGACACCGCTTGCCGCGTTGACCTATCCTTCGGTCCGCGGTACGTTGAAAGTGCGCGAAGGCAATACCTTTACGACGGTCGACCGCTTCTACGGCATCGTGCCTCAGTTCACGGAGCCTACGGATTCGGCTTACGACAAATCGCTGATGGTGTCTTACCTGAAAGCTCTGGATGAAGAAACAACCAGCAACCTGATGGCTGCCGACGCGTATTGGCAAGGCAAAAAGCTTCATCCGCTTGCGATGGGCGTGCTTGCGGCCAATGAGCTTGGCGAGACGGCTTACCGGGATAAATTCCTGTCGCGGATCAAGACGATCCTGACGGACTGGTATACGTATACAAACGGCGAACCGGATTACTTCCTGTACTACAATTCCGATTGGGGGACAACGTACTACAAATCGAGCGAGTTCGGCGCGAATAACGGCATTACCGACCATCACTTCACGTACGGTTACTATGTATTTGCTTCAGCCGTGCTGGCGACCTTCGACAATGATTTCAAAACGCAATACGGTCCGATGATCGACCATCTCGTCCGCGATTACGCGAACCCTTCGCGCACGGATTCCATGTTCCCGTTCTTCCGCAGCTTTGACCCTTATGAAGGCCATTCATGGGCAGGCGGTTATGCGGATAACGACAACGGCAACAACCAGGAAGCAGCAGGCGAATCGCTCTTCGGATGGGTTGGCCAATACATGTGGGCATTGACGAATGGCGATACGGCTTTCCGCAACGCTGCGATTTACGGCTTCACAACGGAGCTTAACGCGGTGATGCAATATTGGTTCAACTATGACGGCGACAACTGGATTCCGCAATATACGCACAAAACGGTTGGACAAGTGTACGGAGCATCCAACTTCTTCGGCACCTTTTTTAACGGAGATCCGGTATACGTATACGGTATCCATTGGCTGCCGACTGCTGAATATTTGACAAGCTACAGCCTTGTTCCAGGCAAAGCGGCAGGTCTTTACAGCGGCTTTGTCGCCGATAACGGCGGTCCGGAGACGGACTGGTATCATATCGTATGGCCAATCCAAGCGTTAAGCGATCCGCAGGCGGTTATTAACAAATGGAGCGCAACCAGCATGCAGAAGAACGAAATCTTTAACACGTATTGGTTCGTTCATAACATGCAGACGCTTGGCACGCGTACGAAGGATGTCTGGGCAACGGGCTGGACAAGCGCTACGGTGTACAAGAAAGGCAATACGTACACCGCTCAAATCTGGAACCCGACGGCAAGCCCCGTGACGGTAACGTTTAAAAATGCTGCCGGCACAACAGGCACGGCGGTTGTAGCCGCAAAATCCCTTGTCTCGGTGAATCCGATGGAAAGCACCAATTCCGGCGATAACTGGCCTCCGGTCGGCAGCGGCGGAGACAACGGCGGCGGAGACAACGGCAATGGCGGAAACAATGGCACGGATACCAACGTAGCGCTGAACAAAACGGTAACGGCATCGTCGACCGAGGCGCCTTTTTCCGGATCGAATGCCGTGGATGGCAACGCGCAGACCCGCTGGGCATCCATTGCGGGTGCCGATCCCCAAACCTTGACGATTGACCTTGGCTCGTCGCAGCAGCTCAGCCGCGTAAAGCTGAACTGGGAGACGGCATACGGCAAATCGTATAAGGTTCAAGTATCGGCTGACGGTAACAGCTGGTCCGATATTTATGCAACAACTACCGGCGACGGCGGCATCGATGACTTTAACGTAACCGGAACCGGACGTTACGTCCGGATTAATATGACGGAGCGCGGCACGATTTACGGCTATTCGCTGTATGAGGTTGAGGTATACGGCCATGCCGCCGCCTCCTCGAATGCTACGCTGCTGTCCGTAGGCAAGACGGCAACCGCTTCCTCCTATCAGGATCCGTTTGTCCCGGCTTCGGCCGTGGACAATGATCCCGGCACGCGCTGGGGATCGGTGACCGCTGCCGATCCGCAGTGGATTACGGTTGATCTTGGCGCAAGCCGTACGGTAACCAACATCAAGCTGAAATGGGAGACCGCTTATGCGAAGTCGTTTAAGCTGCAAATCTCGGCGGATGGCAACAGCTGGACGGATCTGTACGGCACAACGACGGGCACAGGCGCCGATCTTGACCAGAATGTAAACGGCAATGGCCGTTACGTGCGCATGCTGGGAACGGAACGCGGCACGCAGTGGGGCTATTCGCTTTGGAGCTTTGACGTATACGGCTATTAA
- a CDS encoding glycosyltransferase family 2 protein — protein MVKLSVVAPIYNEEENIKLLHEAITNAVKDKVESYEIVLVNDGSKDRSAMLLDELAEQDSRVRVIHFEKNCGQTAAIYAGLKGSAGELVALIDADLQTDPRDIFKLMPYIPNMDFVNGKRVRRRDTVVKKVSSRVGNGVRNWLTGDQIYDTGCPMKLMKREVADSYYLYEGQHRFLPTLAKINGFKVVEVAVSHQERQHGVSKYGVFNRAFVGLMDAIVIGWLRKRVIRYQIKGH, from the coding sequence ATGGTTAAGTTATCGGTCGTTGCGCCAATCTATAACGAAGAAGAAAACATTAAGCTGCTGCACGAGGCGATTACGAATGCGGTTAAAGATAAAGTAGAGAGCTACGAAATCGTCCTCGTCAATGACGGAAGCAAGGATCGCAGCGCTATGCTGCTAGATGAGCTGGCGGAGCAGGATTCCCGCGTGAGAGTGATTCATTTCGAGAAAAACTGCGGTCAGACCGCGGCGATCTACGCCGGCTTGAAGGGCTCGGCAGGCGAGCTGGTCGCGCTGATTGACGCGGACCTGCAGACGGATCCGAGGGATATTTTCAAGCTGATGCCTTATATTCCGAACATGGATTTCGTGAACGGCAAGCGTGTGCGGCGCAGAGACACCGTCGTGAAGAAGGTATCCTCCAGGGTTGGCAACGGTGTCCGCAACTGGTTGACCGGCGACCAAATCTACGATACCGGCTGCCCGATGAAGCTGATGAAGCGCGAGGTGGCGGACAGCTATTATTTGTACGAGGGACAGCATCGTTTTCTCCCGACTCTGGCGAAGATCAACGGCTTTAAGGTTGTCGAGGTAGCCGTATCCCATCAGGAAAGACAGCATGGCGTTTCCAAATACGGCGTATTTAACAGAGCCTTCGTGGGGCTTATGGATGCAATCGTCATTGGCTGGCTCCGCAAACGGGTCATTCGCTATCAGATCAAAGGCCATTAA
- a CDS encoding DinB family protein, whose protein sequence is MRKEYAFHVFDKHLEQLIEVFGQCPPEKRDVIPNGFKNHIHWHLGHVLAVTQFHVFGLAEETPIFPGSYDNLFAYGTKPADWDEQPPQWEVLYAQLKELRRAMHETFENRLDETVPENFLKAENIGELIIATSLHMFYHQGVVYGMLNALK, encoded by the coding sequence ATGAGAAAAGAATATGCGTTTCATGTGTTTGATAAACATCTCGAGCAATTGATTGAGGTATTTGGACAATGTCCGCCGGAGAAACGGGATGTCATTCCGAATGGCTTCAAAAACCATATTCATTGGCATTTGGGGCATGTGCTTGCGGTAACGCAATTCCACGTTTTTGGTCTAGCCGAAGAAACTCCGATCTTCCCGGGAAGCTACGATAATCTCTTCGCTTACGGCACGAAGCCTGCGGATTGGGACGAACAGCCTCCTCAATGGGAGGTACTTTACGCACAGCTGAAGGAACTCCGCAGAGCGATGCATGAGACCTTCGAAAACCGGCTTGATGAGACGGTTCCGGAAAACTTCTTGAAAGCCGAGAATATCGGCGAGCTCATTATCGCGACCTCCTTGCATATGTTTTACCACCAAGGCGTCGTTTACGGCATGCTTAACGCGTTGAAATAA
- the msrA gene encoding peptide-methionine (S)-S-oxide reductase MsrA, with protein MKPMRYVIPIAVLVVAVFFFKGSFSKAEAQDIQKTIVENANTPYETAIFSGGCFWDMEEVFQKLEGVTGVDSGYTGGHTANPTYEEVSLGTTGHLESVEVYYDPAVISYDELLRVFWRNVDPTDSTGQFENRGNEYQSAIFYMNEEQKLAAEASEKEVKASNRFDKPIVTRIEAAAAFYKAEPEHQDYYANHPYMFKMNTLFSTRDSSLDQVWGKDREVKISPKQTYAKEFNKAEKLKTLTELQYAVTQNGQDEPPFDNPYWNNTEEGIYVDIVSGEPLFSSKDQFDAGTGWASFTKPLEPNNIVLHEIGGLYSVVEVKSRAADSFLGHVFKDGPAPTGLRFCTNSASLEFIPKSDLEQKGYGEYASLFK; from the coding sequence ATGAAGCCGATGAGGTATGTGATTCCGATTGCCGTACTTGTTGTCGCGGTGTTTTTCTTTAAAGGTTCGTTCAGCAAAGCAGAGGCTCAGGATATTCAGAAAACGATTGTTGAAAACGCAAATACGCCATACGAGACGGCTATATTTTCCGGCGGCTGCTTCTGGGACATGGAGGAGGTTTTCCAAAAGCTTGAGGGAGTGACGGGCGTGGATTCCGGCTATACGGGCGGACATACGGCCAATCCGACTTATGAAGAAGTCAGCTTGGGAACAACGGGACATCTGGAATCGGTTGAGGTGTATTACGACCCTGCTGTCATCTCGTATGACGAGCTGCTTCGGGTATTCTGGCGAAACGTTGATCCAACGGACTCGACCGGCCAATTCGAAAATCGGGGAAACGAGTATCAATCGGCTATCTTCTACATGAATGAAGAGCAGAAGCTGGCAGCTGAAGCATCCGAAAAGGAAGTGAAGGCTTCCAATCGGTTCGATAAACCGATCGTAACGAGAATCGAAGCGGCAGCTGCCTTTTACAAAGCCGAGCCCGAGCATCAGGACTATTACGCGAACCATCCGTACATGTTCAAGATGAATACCCTTTTTTCGACTCGCGATTCATCGCTGGATCAGGTATGGGGCAAAGACCGCGAAGTGAAAATTAGTCCAAAGCAAACCTACGCGAAAGAGTTCAATAAAGCTGAAAAGCTGAAGACGTTAACGGAGCTTCAATACGCGGTGACGCAAAACGGCCAGGATGAGCCTCCGTTCGATAATCCGTACTGGAACAACACGGAAGAAGGCATATACGTCGATATCGTATCGGGTGAGCCGCTGTTTAGCTCAAAGGATCAGTTCGATGCGGGCACGGGCTGGGCGAGCTTTACTAAGCCGCTGGAGCCAAATAACATCGTGCTGCATGAAATCGGCGGATTATATTCCGTGGTTGAAGTGAAAAGCCGCGCTGCGGATTCCTTCCTGGGTCATGTGTTCAAAGACGGCCCGGCGCCAACGGGGCTCCGATTCTGCACAAACTCCGCATCGCTGGAGTTCATTCCGAAGTCTGACCTGGAGCAAAAAGGCTACGGGGAATATGCCTCCCTGTTTAAATAA
- a CDS encoding sensor histidine kinase: protein MVQDVDLFGQTPRFWKWFFGVKLVFDLAISGIFYFEHSIALFWRLSFIIFSTAVFLLVYLYYSNTNKNPNWLIYLLILDFLVSASYGYIFIAGNFPNHLFIGITALAILMFIRSTRVLIAAGFVLLLLYVATMGSIDWYLYRRLDADSYFITCSFIVFACIVKALIHFYQRARRDALELYAQLQQSHEQLEDYASKAEEWAASRERVRIAREIHDTVGHKLTAALVQMQAARKLSQVDPSRSDQAYLDSEGLIRSSLQEVRLSVRAIRDEPIRSTSLNESLERLSREFTKFANVSTSFQSNGTPVALPSNLQLTAYRIVQESLTNAQKHGHASHAGISLSYSENDFTLAIRNDGELPGELKPGFGLINLQERVKEWNGQVRFQLDPASGFAVEALFPYPSTDVERVYR, encoded by the coding sequence ATGGTTCAAGACGTGGATCTTTTTGGGCAAACCCCACGTTTTTGGAAGTGGTTTTTTGGCGTAAAGCTTGTGTTTGATCTTGCCATTTCAGGCATTTTTTATTTTGAACATTCCATCGCGCTTTTTTGGAGACTCAGCTTTATTATCTTTTCGACGGCGGTATTTCTGCTGGTCTATCTGTATTACTCCAATACGAACAAGAATCCCAATTGGCTGATCTATCTTCTTATTCTCGATTTCTTGGTATCGGCCTCTTACGGATACATCTTTATTGCGGGAAATTTCCCGAACCATCTGTTTATTGGAATAACCGCTTTAGCCATATTGATGTTTATCCGAAGCACCCGCGTTCTTATTGCCGCAGGCTTTGTGCTCCTGCTGCTATACGTGGCCACGATGGGCAGCATCGACTGGTATTTATATAGACGCCTGGATGCGGACAGTTATTTCATCACTTGTTCCTTTATCGTGTTTGCGTGCATTGTAAAAGCGCTCATCCATTTCTACCAGCGTGCCCGCAGGGATGCGCTAGAGCTTTACGCACAGCTGCAGCAATCGCATGAGCAGCTGGAGGATTACGCTAGCAAGGCGGAAGAATGGGCGGCTTCGCGGGAGAGAGTGAGAATTGCGCGGGAAATTCACGATACGGTTGGCCATAAACTGACGGCAGCGCTTGTCCAGATGCAGGCGGCACGCAAGTTAAGCCAAGTTGACCCTTCCCGCAGCGACCAAGCCTACTTGGATAGCGAAGGATTAATCCGGTCCTCTTTGCAGGAGGTCCGCCTTTCCGTCAGAGCCATTCGGGATGAGCCTATCCGATCGACCTCCTTGAACGAAAGTCTGGAAAGACTTTCTCGGGAGTTTACGAAATTCGCAAACGTGTCCACCAGCTTCCAATCGAACGGGACACCCGTTGCATTGCCAAGCAATCTCCAACTGACGGCTTACCGAATCGTGCAGGAATCCCTGACGAACGCGCAGAAGCATGGACATGCGAGCCATGCCGGAATCTCATTATCTTATTCCGAGAACGATTTTACGCTTGCCATCCGCAACGATGGAGAATTGCCCGGCGAATTAAAGCCCGGTTTTGGATTAATCAATTTGCAGGAACGCGTGAAGGAGTGGAACGGTCAGGTGAGGTTTCAATTAGATCCTGCGTCAGGCTTCGCCGTGGAAGCTCTTTTTCCTTATCCTTCGACAGATGTGGAGCGTGTTTACAGATGA
- a CDS encoding lipid-A-disaccharide synthase N-terminal domain-containing protein gives MWWHSIIGNVSAGNMGWIIFGFIGQIMFTMRFITQWLASEKAKKTVIPLSFWVYSILGSAVLSIYAIYRKDPVFLLGQLPSVFIYFRNIMLTRKSEVQTSNSNSVDM, from the coding sequence ATGTGGTGGCATTCGATTATAGGCAATGTGTCGGCCGGCAACATGGGATGGATTATCTTTGGCTTTATAGGGCAGATCATGTTTACGATGCGGTTCATTACCCAATGGCTGGCGAGCGAAAAAGCGAAAAAAACCGTCATTCCGCTATCCTTCTGGGTCTACAGCATCCTGGGCAGCGCGGTCTTATCTATTTATGCGATATACCGCAAGGATCCTGTCTTTCTGCTGGGCCAATTGCCCAGCGTTTTTATCTATTTCCGCAACATTATGCTAACCCGCAAGTCGGAGGTACAAACGTCAAACAGTAATTCCGTGGATATGTAA
- a CDS encoding response regulator yields MKVLVVDDQRIMREGLATIIGLEPGMEVVGTAMDGQDAYAKVLEFRPDVVLMDIRMPGMDGIEGSALIRKHFPETKVLILTTFDDSELIIKVLENGVHGYLLKDMPSEAIIGAIRTVYNGGTVLQHDITSMLIKEFVKITDLNPDKSHPLGAQEPAELKQLTEREKEVLALLGQGLNNKEIAGSLFLTEGTVKNHVSNVIAKLGLRDRTQAAIYAVRHLS; encoded by the coding sequence ATGAAAGTTCTTGTTGTAGACGATCAACGGATTATGAGAGAAGGGCTGGCAACTATTATCGGCCTCGAACCCGGCATGGAAGTAGTCGGAACGGCGATGGATGGCCAGGATGCTTATGCTAAAGTGCTGGAATTTCGTCCGGATGTGGTGCTGATGGATATTCGGATGCCGGGAATGGACGGAATCGAAGGCTCCGCGTTAATACGCAAGCATTTTCCCGAGACGAAGGTACTGATCCTGACAACCTTCGATGATTCGGAATTAATTATCAAAGTGCTGGAGAATGGCGTTCATGGTTATCTGTTGAAGGACATGCCTTCCGAGGCGATCATCGGAGCCATTCGAACCGTCTACAATGGCGGTACCGTGCTGCAACACGATATTACGTCCATGCTAATCAAAGAGTTTGTCAAAATAACCGACTTGAACCCGGATAAGTCGCATCCTCTTGGTGCGCAAGAGCCAGCGGAATTGAAGCAGCTGACGGAGCGTGAGAAAGAGGTGCTGGCCTTATTGGGGCAAGGCTTAAATAATAAGGAAATCGCGGGCTCGCTTTTTCTGACGGAGGGTACGGTTAAAAATCACGTATCCAACGTGATCGCCAAGCTTGGGCTGCGCGACCGGACACAAGCTGCTATTTATGCGGTTCGTCATCTTTCATAA